The following proteins are co-located in the Gossypium hirsutum isolate 1008001.06 chromosome A02, Gossypium_hirsutum_v2.1, whole genome shotgun sequence genome:
- the LOC107951157 gene encoding ABC transporter C family member 10 isoform X3 has product MDYWKPKTIEEQFQASEWDAYKHKKGVMHRFYSSLSLQNNMGESAWIMFCNNSSCSKETGKTSSSGFPSILNPYSYFNHAFIISVDMLLLLVAFLVIFCKFSSKKITTNSQSQSISLVAVLSESYNGILSVAYLFLGIWTVYHKLDMDHTVLPLDGWLVLLFQGFSWLLLAISVSLKNLNLPCTIAVKACSSFTLLYAVFLCISSLLEATADKTVSIKIILDVLSFPGSILFLFCAFRGHGSKDTDPGGDFDACYAPLQGEEHDSTDETSVNHDITPLANAGVLSKMFFWWLNPLLQKGKEKILENNDIPTLQQACQAQACYLKYNDRLSEQKRRNSSGSISMLSIIAYSHWKAMLTSGVFALIKILTLSTGPLFLRAFIAVVQGKETFKYEAYVLTIGLLIAKCLESISERQWFFITRMVGLQVRSMLSAAIYRKQQKLSNAAKMNHSPGEIVSYVTVDTYRIGEFPYWFHQIWATSVQFCLALFIVYSSVGLATFAALAAIILIVVASYPLTKLQLECYKKIMSAQDKRLKAITEALGNMKLLKLHAWETHFKKVIESLRKDEFKWIIGILSQKGYQLVLFWSSPIVVPAVTFWTCYLLGITLNASNVFTFLASLRIVQEPVRLIPDIVQVFIGAKVSLDRIEKFLEAPELGNRKLEQECEDKNFEHSILIKCNEISWDINPSSKPTLKDIDLVVKPGEKVAICGEVGSGKSTLLAAVLGEVPKVNGTVHVHGKKAYVSQTAWIQTGSIQENILFGSVMDPVWYQEVVEKCCLIKDLEMLPFGDLTEIGERGVNLSGGQKQRIQLARALYQNADIYFLDDPFSAVDAQTATSLFNEYVMRALSDKTVLLVSHQVDFLPAFNSILRHYYASAKELMRITGTTKSSVASHLAESIAGAMTIRAFGGEDRLFLKNMNLIDANASPDFYTFVANEWLIQRLEILCAIVLSSTALSMTLIYLGPSASGLIGMALSYGLSLNVFLVVSVKNQCFLSSSVVSVERVEQYMHIPSEAPEVIETNRPARGWPCLGKVEICNLKVRYRPNAPLVLHGISCIFEGGSKIGIVGRTGSGKTTFISALFRLVEPADGEIIIDNLDICTIGLHDLRSHLGIIPQDPTLFGGSVRYNIDPLEQHTDNEIWKVLEKCQLREAVQAKEGGLNSIVVQDGLNWSMGQRQLFCLGRALLKRSKILVLDEATASIDNTTDSIIQKTIRTELKDCTVITVAHRIPTVMDCNMVLGISDGKLVEFDEPTKLMNKEGSLFGQLVQEYWSRSS; this is encoded by the exons AACAACATGGGAGAGAGTGCGTGGATTATGTTCTGTAATAACTCCAGCTGTTCAAAGGAAACTGGGAAGACATCCAGTTCCGGTTTTCCATCAATTCTCAATCCATATTCATATTTCAATCATGCTTTCATCATTTCTGTTGATATGCTGCTTCTCTTAGTGGCCTTCCTTgtcattttttgtaaattttcctcGAAGAAGATCACTACAAATTCACAGTCACAAAGCATCTCTTTAGTGGCAGTTCTCTCTGAAAGTTATAATGGAATACTGAGTGTTGCCTATTTGTTCTTGGGGATATGGACCGTTTACCATAAACTTGATATGGATCATACGGTTTTACCTCTGGATGGATGGTTGGTGTTGCTATTTCAAGGGTTTTCATGGTTGCTTCTAGCCATATCTGTGAGCTTGAAGAATCTAAACCTTCCATGTACAATAGCAGTAAAGGCTTGTTCAAGTTTTACCTTATTGTATGCGGTATTTCTCTGTATTTCATCTCTACTTGAAGCTACTGCAGACAAAACTGTGTCAATTAAGATCATTTTGGATGTTTTATCTTTTCCTGGATCGATTTTGTTTCTATTCTGCGCCTTTAGAGGACACGGTTCGAAGGATACTGATCCGGGAGGTGATTTTGATGCTTGCTATGCACCTTTGCAAGGTGAGGAACATGATTCAACTGACGAAACCAGTGTCAACCATGACATTACTCCCTTAGCCAATGCTGGGGTTTTAAGTAAAATGTTCTTTTGGTGGTTGAATCCTCTATTGCAGAAGGGTAAGGAGAAAATTCTAGAGAACAATGATATTCCAACTTTGCAGCAGGCATGTCAAGCTCAAGCATGCTATTTGAAGTATAACGACCGACTGAGTGAACAGAAACGAAGAAATTCAAGTGGTTCAATTTCTATGCTGTCAATAATTGCATATTCTCACTGGAAAGCAATGTTGACTTCCGGGGTCTTTGCATTGATCAAGATTCTCACACTATCTACAGGTCCATTGTTTCTTAGAGCCTTTATTGCTGTCGTTCAAGGTAAGGAAACCTTTAAGTATGAGGCTTACGTGCTGACCATTGGCCTGCTTATAGCAAAATGTTTGGAGTCTATATCTGAGAGGCAATGGTTCTTTATAACAAGAATGGTTGGACTTCAAGTTAGGTCTATGCTATCTGCAGCAATATATCGAAAGCAACAAAAATTATCGAATGCTGCTAAAATGAATCATTCTCCTGGTGAGATAGTGAGTTATGTCACCGTAGATACCTACAGAATTGGTGAGTTTCCGTATTGGTTTCATCAGATATGGGCAACAAGCGTTCAGTTTTGTCTAGCATTATTCATTGTATACTCTTCTGTGGGACTGGCAACTTTTGCTGCATTAGCTGCAATAATATTGATAGTGGTTGCAAGTTATCCACTTACCAAATTACAGCTTGAATGTTACAAGAAAATCATGTCGGCGCAAGACAAAAGACTTAAAGCAATTACGGAGGCACTCGGAAATATGAAGTTATTGAAGTTGCATGCTTGGGAGACACATTTCAAGAAGGTTATTGAAAGTTTAAGGAAAGATGAGTTCAAATGGATAATAGGGATTCTGTCACAAAAAGGGTACCAACTAGTTTTGTTTTGGTCTTCTCCCATTGTAGTGCCTGCTGTTACTTTCTGGACTTGCTACTTGCTAGGGATTACACTCAATGCTAGTAATGTCTTCACATTTTTGGCCAGTCTTCGCATTGTTCAAGAGCCGGTTAGGTTGATTCCTGATATTGTTCAAGTATTCATTGGGGCTAAGGTTTCCCTGGACCGGATTGAGAAATTCCTTGAGGCACCAGAGTTGGGAAACAGAAAGCTAGAGCAAGAATGTGAAGACAAAAATTTTGAGCACTCCATTCTCATAAAGTGTAATGAAATCTCTTGGGACATTAACCCTTCATCCAAACCTACCTTAAAAGACATAGATTTGGTGGTTAAACCAGGAGAAAAGGTTGCTATTTGTGGAGAAGTTGGCTCAGGAAAATCAACTCTTTTAGCTGCTGTTCTTGGAGAAGTTCCAAAAGTCAATGGCACA GTTCATGTGCATGGGAAGAAAGCATATGTTTCTCAGACAGCATGGATCCAAACAGGAAGTATACAAGAAAACATTCTTTTTGGCTCTGTGATGGACCCTGTCTGGTATCAAGAAGTGGTTGAGAAGTGTTGCTTAATAAAAGATCTAGAGATGCTTCCTTTTGGAGACCTTACTGAAATTGGAGAAAGAGGCGTTAATCTCAGTGGTGGACAAAAGCAGAGAATTCAGCTAGCTCGTGCATTGTATCAAAATGCAGATATCTATTTTCTGGATGATCCATTCAGTGCTGTAGATGCTCAAACTGCAACAAGCCTTTTTAAT GAATATGTGATGAGAGCTTTGTCTGATAAAACTGTTTTACTTGTGTCCCATCAAGTTGACTTCCTTCCAGCTTTTAATTCTATATTG AGACACTACTATGCTTCTGCAAAGGAGTTGATGAGAATCACTGGAACAACAAAGTCTTCAGTTGCTAGCCACCTTGCTGAATCCATTGCTGGAGCCATGACAATCCGAGCTTTCGGAGGGGAAGATCGACTCTTTTTAAAGAATATGAATCTGATTGATGCCAATGCAAGTCCAGACTTTTATACTTTTGTTGCAAATGAGTGGTTAATCCAAAGGTTGGAAATATTGTGTGCCATTGTTCTTTCATCCACAGCCCTTTCCATGACTTTGATTTATCTTGGACCATCTGCATCTG GGTTAATTGGAATGGCACTGTCATATGGCCTCTCATTAAATGTATTCCTAGTTGTTTCGGTGAAGAATCAATGCTTTCTATCAAGTTCAGTTGTTTCAGTAGAAAGGGTAGAGCAATACATGCATATTCCTAGTGAAGCTCCCGAAGTAATTGAAACTAACCGGCCTGCACGCGGCTGGCCCTGTCTTGGAAAAGTCGAGATTTGTAATTTGAAG GTTCGTTATCGGCCTAATGCTCCGCTGGTCCTTCATGGCATCAGCTGCATATTTGAAGGAGGAAGTAAGATTGGGATTGTTGGTCGGACTGGCAGTGGAAAAACGACTTTTATCAGTGCTTTGTTCCGCCTAGTAGAGCCTGCAGATGGAGAAATCATCATTGATAACCTTGACATCTGTACAATTGGGCTTCATGATTTGAGATCACATTTGGGGATCATCCCTCAAGATCCAACTCTTTTTGGTGGATCTGTTAGATATAATATAGATCCTTTAGAACAGCATactgataatgaaatatggaag GTTCTCGAAAAGTGTCAACTCCGAGAGGCGGTTCAAGCAAAAGAAGGCGGCCTGAATTCCATCG TTGTACAAGATGGATTGAACTGGAGCATGGGGCAGCGACAATTATTCTGCCTGGGGCGAGCATTGCTAAAGAGAAGCAAGATCCTAGTCCTTGATGAAGCAACTGCATCGATTGACAACACAACGGACTCGATCATCCAAAAAACGATAAGAACGGAACTCAAAGACTGCACGGTGATAACTGTGGCTCACAGAATACCAACTGTGATGGACTGCAATATGGTGCTTGGCATTAGTGATG GGAAATTGGTGGAGTTTGATGAACCAACGAAGCTGATGAATAAGGAAGGGTCATTGTTTGGACAGTTAGTCCAAGAATACTGGTCACGTTCCTCCTAA
- the LOC107951157 gene encoding ABC transporter C family member 10 isoform X1 → MDYWKPKTIEEQFQASEWDAYKHKKGVMHRFYSSLSLQNNMGESAWIMFCNNSSCSKETGKTSSSGFPSILNPYSYFNHAFIISVDMLLLLVAFLVIFCKFSSKKITTNSQSQSISLVAVLSESYNGILSVAYLFLGIWTVYHKLDMDHTVLPLDGWLVLLFQGFSWLLLAISVSLKNLNLPCTIAVKACSSFTLLYAVFLCISSLLEATADKTVSIKIILDVLSFPGSILFLFCAFRGHGSKDTDPGGDFDACYAPLQGEEHDSTDETSVNHDITPLANAGVLSKMFFWWLNPLLQKGKEKILENNDIPTLQQACQAQACYLKYNDRLSEQKRRNSSGSISMLSIIAYSHWKAMLTSGVFALIKILTLSTGPLFLRAFIAVVQGKETFKYEAYVLTIGLLIAKCLESISERQWFFITRMVGLQVRSMLSAAIYRKQQKLSNAAKMNHSPGEIVSYVTVDTYRIGEFPYWFHQIWATSVQFCLALFIVYSSVGLATFAALAAIILIVVASYPLTKLQLECYKKIMSAQDKRLKAITEALGNMKLLKLHAWETHFKKVIESLRKDEFKWIIGILSQKGYQLVLFWSSPIVVPAVTFWTCYLLGITLNASNVFTFLASLRIVQEPVRLIPDIVQVFIGAKVSLDRIEKFLEAPELGNRKLEQECEDKNFEHSILIKCNEISWDINPSSKPTLKDIDLVVKPGEKVAICGEVGSGKSTLLAAVLGEVPKVNGTVHVHGKKAYVSQTAWIQTGSIQENILFGSVMDPVWYQEVVEKCCLIKDLEMLPFGDLTEIGERGVNLSGGQKQRIQLARALYQNADIYFLDDPFSAVDAQTATSLFNEYVMRALSDKTVLLVSHQVDFLPAFNSILLMSGGEIIEAGTYDQLLASSQKFQDLVNAHNNTIGSEMDVLYSSNGRAMASKDVIKNVHVKEEPIMATGEQLIKEEERETGDTGLKPYLQYMRHNKGFLYFTLAILFHVAFIIGQLVQSYWLAADLQSSEVSSKELLTVFTVIGFSLAIFLLLRSFYVVLLGRGASESIFSTLLKSLFRAPMSFYDSTPVGRVLSRVSSDLSIIDLDMAFKLSITVGTTMNTYFSFFVLAVLAWPVAFVIIPMVYLTILLQRHYYASAKELMRITGTTKSSVASHLAESIAGAMTIRAFGGEDRLFLKNMNLIDANASPDFYTFVANEWLIQRLEILCAIVLSSTALSMTLIYLGPSASGLIGMALSYGLSLNVFLVVSVKNQCFLSSSVVSVERVEQYMHIPSEAPEVIETNRPARGWPCLGKVEICNLKVRYRPNAPLVLHGISCIFEGGSKIGIVGRTGSGKTTFISALFRLVEPADGEIIIDNLDICTIGLHDLRSHLGIIPQDPTLFGGSVRYNIDPLEQHTDNEIWKVLEKCQLREAVQAKEGGLNSIVVQDGLNWSMGQRQLFCLGRALLKRSKILVLDEATASIDNTTDSIIQKTIRTELKDCTVITVAHRIPTVMDCNMVLGISDGKLVEFDEPTKLMNKEGSLFGQLVQEYWSRSS, encoded by the exons AACAACATGGGAGAGAGTGCGTGGATTATGTTCTGTAATAACTCCAGCTGTTCAAAGGAAACTGGGAAGACATCCAGTTCCGGTTTTCCATCAATTCTCAATCCATATTCATATTTCAATCATGCTTTCATCATTTCTGTTGATATGCTGCTTCTCTTAGTGGCCTTCCTTgtcattttttgtaaattttcctcGAAGAAGATCACTACAAATTCACAGTCACAAAGCATCTCTTTAGTGGCAGTTCTCTCTGAAAGTTATAATGGAATACTGAGTGTTGCCTATTTGTTCTTGGGGATATGGACCGTTTACCATAAACTTGATATGGATCATACGGTTTTACCTCTGGATGGATGGTTGGTGTTGCTATTTCAAGGGTTTTCATGGTTGCTTCTAGCCATATCTGTGAGCTTGAAGAATCTAAACCTTCCATGTACAATAGCAGTAAAGGCTTGTTCAAGTTTTACCTTATTGTATGCGGTATTTCTCTGTATTTCATCTCTACTTGAAGCTACTGCAGACAAAACTGTGTCAATTAAGATCATTTTGGATGTTTTATCTTTTCCTGGATCGATTTTGTTTCTATTCTGCGCCTTTAGAGGACACGGTTCGAAGGATACTGATCCGGGAGGTGATTTTGATGCTTGCTATGCACCTTTGCAAGGTGAGGAACATGATTCAACTGACGAAACCAGTGTCAACCATGACATTACTCCCTTAGCCAATGCTGGGGTTTTAAGTAAAATGTTCTTTTGGTGGTTGAATCCTCTATTGCAGAAGGGTAAGGAGAAAATTCTAGAGAACAATGATATTCCAACTTTGCAGCAGGCATGTCAAGCTCAAGCATGCTATTTGAAGTATAACGACCGACTGAGTGAACAGAAACGAAGAAATTCAAGTGGTTCAATTTCTATGCTGTCAATAATTGCATATTCTCACTGGAAAGCAATGTTGACTTCCGGGGTCTTTGCATTGATCAAGATTCTCACACTATCTACAGGTCCATTGTTTCTTAGAGCCTTTATTGCTGTCGTTCAAGGTAAGGAAACCTTTAAGTATGAGGCTTACGTGCTGACCATTGGCCTGCTTATAGCAAAATGTTTGGAGTCTATATCTGAGAGGCAATGGTTCTTTATAACAAGAATGGTTGGACTTCAAGTTAGGTCTATGCTATCTGCAGCAATATATCGAAAGCAACAAAAATTATCGAATGCTGCTAAAATGAATCATTCTCCTGGTGAGATAGTGAGTTATGTCACCGTAGATACCTACAGAATTGGTGAGTTTCCGTATTGGTTTCATCAGATATGGGCAACAAGCGTTCAGTTTTGTCTAGCATTATTCATTGTATACTCTTCTGTGGGACTGGCAACTTTTGCTGCATTAGCTGCAATAATATTGATAGTGGTTGCAAGTTATCCACTTACCAAATTACAGCTTGAATGTTACAAGAAAATCATGTCGGCGCAAGACAAAAGACTTAAAGCAATTACGGAGGCACTCGGAAATATGAAGTTATTGAAGTTGCATGCTTGGGAGACACATTTCAAGAAGGTTATTGAAAGTTTAAGGAAAGATGAGTTCAAATGGATAATAGGGATTCTGTCACAAAAAGGGTACCAACTAGTTTTGTTTTGGTCTTCTCCCATTGTAGTGCCTGCTGTTACTTTCTGGACTTGCTACTTGCTAGGGATTACACTCAATGCTAGTAATGTCTTCACATTTTTGGCCAGTCTTCGCATTGTTCAAGAGCCGGTTAGGTTGATTCCTGATATTGTTCAAGTATTCATTGGGGCTAAGGTTTCCCTGGACCGGATTGAGAAATTCCTTGAGGCACCAGAGTTGGGAAACAGAAAGCTAGAGCAAGAATGTGAAGACAAAAATTTTGAGCACTCCATTCTCATAAAGTGTAATGAAATCTCTTGGGACATTAACCCTTCATCCAAACCTACCTTAAAAGACATAGATTTGGTGGTTAAACCAGGAGAAAAGGTTGCTATTTGTGGAGAAGTTGGCTCAGGAAAATCAACTCTTTTAGCTGCTGTTCTTGGAGAAGTTCCAAAAGTCAATGGCACA GTTCATGTGCATGGGAAGAAAGCATATGTTTCTCAGACAGCATGGATCCAAACAGGAAGTATACAAGAAAACATTCTTTTTGGCTCTGTGATGGACCCTGTCTGGTATCAAGAAGTGGTTGAGAAGTGTTGCTTAATAAAAGATCTAGAGATGCTTCCTTTTGGAGACCTTACTGAAATTGGAGAAAGAGGCGTTAATCTCAGTGGTGGACAAAAGCAGAGAATTCAGCTAGCTCGTGCATTGTATCAAAATGCAGATATCTATTTTCTGGATGATCCATTCAGTGCTGTAGATGCTCAAACTGCAACAAGCCTTTTTAAT GAATATGTGATGAGAGCTTTGTCTGATAAAACTGTTTTACTTGTGTCCCATCAAGTTGACTTCCTTCCAGCTTTTAATTCTATATTG TTGATGTCTGGTGGGGAAATTATAGAGGCTGGTACTTATGATCAGCTGCTAGCTTCAAGCCAAAAATTCCAGGACCTTGTAAACGCTCACAATAACACGATTGGATCCGAAATGGACGTCTTGTATTCTTCTAATGGAAGAGCTATGGCATCCAAAGATGTGATCAAGAATGTACATGTTAAGGAAGAGCCTATAATGGCTACTGGAGAACAATTAATTAAGGAGGAAGAAAGAGAAACAGGAGATACAGGTTTGAAGCCTTACTTGCAGTATATGAGACACAACAAGGGCTTTCTATATTTCACCTTAGCAATTCTTTTCCATGTGGCATTCATAATTGGGCAATTAGTACAAAGCTACTGGTTAGCAGCTGACCTTCAAAGTAGTGAAGTAAGCAGCAAGGAATTACTCACTGTTTTTACAGTGATTGGGTTTTCTTTAGCAATCTTTTTGCTCCTTAGATCCTTCTATGTAGTTCTTCTTGGTCGTGGAGCTTCAGAATCTATCTTTTCTACACTGTTGAAGTCTTTGTTTAGAGCTCCAATGTCCTTTTATGACTCAACACCTGTGGGAAGAGTACTAAGTCGA GTGTCATCAGATTTAAGCATCATTGACCTTGATATGGCTTTCAAGTTATCAATCACAGTTGGAACAACCATGAATACCTACTTCAGCTTTTTTGTCTTGGCAGTGCTGGCTTGGCCAGTTGCATTTGTCATTATTCCCATGGTTTATCTGACCATACTTTTACAG AGACACTACTATGCTTCTGCAAAGGAGTTGATGAGAATCACTGGAACAACAAAGTCTTCAGTTGCTAGCCACCTTGCTGAATCCATTGCTGGAGCCATGACAATCCGAGCTTTCGGAGGGGAAGATCGACTCTTTTTAAAGAATATGAATCTGATTGATGCCAATGCAAGTCCAGACTTTTATACTTTTGTTGCAAATGAGTGGTTAATCCAAAGGTTGGAAATATTGTGTGCCATTGTTCTTTCATCCACAGCCCTTTCCATGACTTTGATTTATCTTGGACCATCTGCATCTG GGTTAATTGGAATGGCACTGTCATATGGCCTCTCATTAAATGTATTCCTAGTTGTTTCGGTGAAGAATCAATGCTTTCTATCAAGTTCAGTTGTTTCAGTAGAAAGGGTAGAGCAATACATGCATATTCCTAGTGAAGCTCCCGAAGTAATTGAAACTAACCGGCCTGCACGCGGCTGGCCCTGTCTTGGAAAAGTCGAGATTTGTAATTTGAAG GTTCGTTATCGGCCTAATGCTCCGCTGGTCCTTCATGGCATCAGCTGCATATTTGAAGGAGGAAGTAAGATTGGGATTGTTGGTCGGACTGGCAGTGGAAAAACGACTTTTATCAGTGCTTTGTTCCGCCTAGTAGAGCCTGCAGATGGAGAAATCATCATTGATAACCTTGACATCTGTACAATTGGGCTTCATGATTTGAGATCACATTTGGGGATCATCCCTCAAGATCCAACTCTTTTTGGTGGATCTGTTAGATATAATATAGATCCTTTAGAACAGCATactgataatgaaatatggaag GTTCTCGAAAAGTGTCAACTCCGAGAGGCGGTTCAAGCAAAAGAAGGCGGCCTGAATTCCATCG TTGTACAAGATGGATTGAACTGGAGCATGGGGCAGCGACAATTATTCTGCCTGGGGCGAGCATTGCTAAAGAGAAGCAAGATCCTAGTCCTTGATGAAGCAACTGCATCGATTGACAACACAACGGACTCGATCATCCAAAAAACGATAAGAACGGAACTCAAAGACTGCACGGTGATAACTGTGGCTCACAGAATACCAACTGTGATGGACTGCAATATGGTGCTTGGCATTAGTGATG GGAAATTGGTGGAGTTTGATGAACCAACGAAGCTGATGAATAAGGAAGGGTCATTGTTTGGACAGTTAGTCCAAGAATACTGGTCACGTTCCTCCTAA